CGGACATCGAACCATCAGCGCGCACGCCCATGATCAAATACCTGGATTCCTGTTGACGCCCGTCCCACTCCTGCGTCACAGGCGGCAACCGTGCCGCCCGGGCCGTAAGGTCCTCCGGCAGCTCCGTCTCCGCGCGGTAAATCACACCCGTGCTCTCATCCCGCCAGGCAATCCGCAACGCGTACGGCATCGGCTGGTTGTGATAACCCAATGTGCT
This sequence is a window from Aquisalimonas asiatica. Protein-coding genes within it:
- a CDS encoding DUF2931 family protein, with product STLGYHNQPMPYALRIAWRDESTGVIYRAETELPEDLTARAARLPPVTQEWDGRQQESRYLIMGVRADGSMSVWLSNAVREYRFQGRVLEEVARAQGKPIDEADVHP